Proteins encoded in a region of the Methanobrevibacter millerae genome:
- a CDS encoding cobalt-precorrin 5A hydrolase: MNVAIISVSKKGYELSIKLKKLLDSDSTIIKCDVYHKDVKNTFNLLFYEYDSIIAIMASGILIRSISHLIKSKTTDPAILNVDDNGNFVISMLSGHLGGANKLTLKIADLIDATAVITTSTDVNKKLGIDVLAKDLYLSIDNTKEILHFNKSILDGKKVSFTVNANAKNDYLYDYLNNNTLEMDVSIYFSSRIKNGEIEAECDNHKIILKPRKIVFGIGCRRGKTCNEINKAVNKVLNELNIHKSRINMLSSAEIKKDESGLLELSKSLDIPINFVDLDRLKLFRSEDVQKSEFVMSKFGIYGVCEPSALITAGFDSKLIYKKTAFDGVTVSVALSK, translated from the coding sequence ATGAACGTAGCGATTATATCAGTTTCAAAAAAAGGTTATGAATTATCCATTAAACTAAAAAAATTATTGGATAGTGATTCCACGATAATTAAATGTGATGTTTATCATAAAGATGTTAAAAATACTTTTAATTTGTTATTTTATGAATATGACTCTATAATTGCTATTATGGCTTCTGGCATATTGATAAGAAGCATATCCCACTTGATTAAATCAAAAACTACAGATCCTGCAATATTAAATGTTGATGATAATGGAAATTTTGTTATCAGTATGCTTTCAGGTCATCTCGGCGGAGCAAATAAGTTAACTTTAAAGATTGCTGATCTGATTGATGCAACAGCAGTTATAACAACTTCAACTGATGTGAATAAAAAGTTAGGAATAGATGTTCTTGCTAAAGATTTATATTTATCAATAGATAATACAAAAGAGATATTGCACTTTAATAAATCGATTTTAGATGGAAAAAAAGTTTCTTTTACAGTAAATGCTAATGCAAAAAATGATTATCTGTATGATTATCTGAATAATAATACACTTGAAATGGATGTGTCAATATATTTTTCCAGCAGAATAAAAAATGGTGAAATAGAAGCTGAGTGTGATAATCATAAAATAATTCTAAAACCTAGAAAAATTGTATTTGGCATTGGATGCAGGCGAGGTAAAACATGTAATGAAATAAATAAAGCTGTTAATAAAGTTTTAAATGAATTGAATATTCATAAATCAAGAATAAACATGTTATCATCTGCTGAAATAAAAAAGGATGAATCAGGATTACTGGAATTATCAAAAAGTTTAGATATACCTATCAATTTCGTTGATTTGGATAGGTTAAAGTTATTCAGATCAGAAGATGTTCAAAAGTCGGAATTTGTAATGTCTAAATTTGGTATTTATGGTGTTTGTGAGCCATCTGCATTAATTACTGCAGGCTTTGATTCTAAATTAATATATAAAAAAACAGCTTTTGATGGTGTTACAGTTTCAGTGGCGTTGTCAAAATAA
- a CDS encoding class II aldolase/adducin family protein yields the protein MYDDVSKLIEVCNNLYDKQLVSGKSGNVSIRLGDYIAITPTLKSINGLDEEDIVLVDFNFNTLSNGKPSSEVGMHLEIYKKRPDVNTIIHTHAPYATGFAFSDKKIKRLEGFGQIKKPYIASIEYEKPGTENLALSASNAIKEEDVLILKNHGVICVGENLKETESLAVFIEESAKTQFVSLMLNSVKDII from the coding sequence AATAGAAGTATGTAATAATCTTTATGACAAACAGCTGGTTTCAGGTAAATCAGGAAATGTAAGTATTAGACTTGGCGATTATATCGCTATTACTCCTACTTTAAAATCCATAAATGGACTGGATGAAGAAGATATTGTTTTAGTTGACTTCAATTTCAATACTTTAAGTAATGGAAAGCCATCTTCTGAAGTTGGTATGCATTTAGAAATTTATAAAAAAAGACCAGATGTTAATACAATCATACATACGCATGCACCTTATGCAACAGGATTTGCCTTTAGTGATAAAAAAATCAAAAGACTTGAAGGATTTGGTCAAATTAAAAAACCGTACATTGCAAGTATAGAATATGAAAAGCCTGGTACTGAAAATCTTGCATTAAGCGCATCTAATGCTATAAAAGAAGAAGACGTATTAATTTTAAAAAATCATGGTGTGATATGTGTCGGTGAAAATTTAAAAGAAACTGAATCACTTGCTGTTTTCATTGAAGAATCTGCAAAAACTCAATTTGTTTCATTAATGTTAAATTCAGTGAAAGATATTATATAA
- a CDS encoding UPF0147 family protein: MSNQNIDEVCEILEYIMNENSVPRNIREAANESNKLLKDEEKDQSVRISTVLGKLDEISNDPNIPVHARTLIWEVLSKLEAI; the protein is encoded by the coding sequence ATGAGTAATCAAAATATTGACGAAGTATGTGAAATACTAGAATACATCATGAATGAAAATAGTGTTCCACGTAATATTAGAGAGGCAGCTAATGAATCTAATAAACTCTTAAAAGATGAAGAAAAAGATCAATCAGTAAGAATAAGTACTGTTTTAGGAAAATTAGATGAAATTAGTAACGATCCAAATATCCCTGTTCACGCAAGAACTTTAATATGGGAAGTATTATCTAAATTAGAAGCTATCTAA